A single genomic interval of Metasolibacillus fluoroglycofenilyticus harbors:
- the fliQ gene encoding flagellar biosynthesis protein FliQ, whose amino-acid sequence MTQEMVISIAERAIFVVLVTSGPLLLIALATGLMVSIFQATTSIQEQTLAFVPKIVAVLVAIVFFGPFMISQMTNFFHEILNNLVRYIG is encoded by the coding sequence ATGACACAGGAAATGGTCATTTCAATTGCAGAGCGAGCAATTTTTGTTGTCCTTGTTACGTCGGGACCGCTACTTCTTATTGCATTAGCGACAGGGCTAATGGTGAGTATTTTTCAAGCGACGACATCCATTCAGGAGCAAACATTAGCGTTCGTACCAAAAATTGTTGCCGTGTTAGTAGCAATTGTCTTTTTTGGTCCGTTTATGATTTCACAGATGACAAACTTTTTTCATGAGATTTTAAATAATTTGGTTCGTTACATAGGATAG
- the fliM gene encoding flagellar motor switch protein FliM has protein sequence MAGDVLSQSEIDALLSAISTGEMSADDMKKEDETKKVKIYDFKRALRFSKDQIRSLTRIHENFARLLTTSFSAQLRTYVQITVVSVDQIPFEEFVRSIPNMTLINVFEVPPLDGNILMEINPNIAYSMLDRLMGGAGSSHSNVDNLTEIEQKIMTNLFERSFDNMREAWESIVEIDPMLVELEVNPQFLQMISPNETVVVISLNTVIGETTGMINICLPHVVLEPIVPNLSVRYWMQTNTKQNSPEQMDFLQSRVKQSALPVVAELGNTTISVEDFLTMQLGDVIPLEQKIDEHLVLKVGNTPKFTIQPGKLGKKMAVQIIDPMEGGDEDE, from the coding sequence ATGGCAGGAGATGTATTATCCCAATCTGAAATTGATGCGCTGTTATCTGCGATTTCAACAGGAGAAATGTCAGCGGATGATATGAAAAAAGAAGATGAAACGAAAAAAGTGAAAATTTATGACTTTAAACGCGCACTTCGTTTTTCAAAAGATCAAATCCGAAGTTTGACCCGAATACATGAAAACTTTGCTAGATTATTAACGACATCGTTTTCAGCACAATTAAGAACCTATGTTCAAATAACAGTTGTATCTGTTGACCAAATACCTTTTGAAGAATTTGTTCGCTCAATACCGAATATGACATTAATAAATGTATTTGAAGTACCGCCGTTAGATGGTAATATTTTAATGGAGATTAATCCAAACATCGCTTATTCGATGTTAGACCGTTTAATGGGGGGAGCAGGTTCAAGTCATAGCAATGTCGATAATTTAACAGAAATTGAACAAAAAATTATGACGAATTTATTTGAACGTTCGTTTGATAACATGCGTGAGGCGTGGGAAAGTATTGTAGAAATCGACCCGATGCTTGTTGAGTTAGAAGTAAATCCGCAATTTTTGCAAATGATTTCACCGAACGAAACGGTTGTTGTCATATCACTAAATACAGTTATTGGTGAAACGACAGGGATGATTAACATTTGTCTGCCTCACGTTGTGCTTGAACCAATTGTGCCTAATTTATCAGTGCGCTATTGGATGCAGACAAATACGAAGCAAAACTCACCAGAGCAAATGGATTTTTTACAATCACGCGTGAAGCAATCTGCGTTACCAGTTGTAGCGGAGCTTGGAAATACAACGATTTCAGTAGAAGATTTCTTAACGATGCAACTAGGTGATGTTATACCATTAGAACAGAAAATTGATGAACATCTCGTACTGAAAGTTGGCAATACGCCGAAATTCACGATACAACCTGGTAAACTAGGTAAAAAGATGGCTGTTCAAATTATTGATCCTATGGAAGGAGGAGACGAAGATGAGTGA
- a CDS encoding TIGR02530 family flagellar biosynthesis protein, producing MKQINSIQRIPYHPPIQPAQRAKQTAPTSFMEHLQSAVNGQQLKISKHATERMQERGIIISDSEWQQVTDKVFEAHEKGVKQPLVLIEQAALIVSSQNATVITAMDRLEAKAQIFTNIDGTIIL from the coding sequence ATGAAGCAGATAAATTCAATTCAGCGCATTCCGTATCATCCACCGATACAGCCAGCACAGCGAGCAAAACAAACTGCACCGACATCCTTTATGGAGCACTTACAGTCGGCAGTCAATGGACAGCAATTAAAAATTAGCAAGCATGCAACAGAACGCATGCAAGAGCGTGGAATTATTATCTCGGATTCAGAGTGGCAGCAAGTAACGGATAAAGTATTTGAGGCACATGAAAAAGGGGTAAAGCAGCCTTTAGTATTGATAGAGCAGGCAGCGCTTATTGTCAGCTCCCAAAATGCGACGGTTATTACAGCGATGGACCGCTTAGAGGCGAAAGCACAAATTTTCACAAATATTGATGGTACAATTATTTTATAG
- a CDS encoding flagellar biosynthetic protein FliO — MLKNKSLHAYFFVMLLVLIAVFSPTEAYAAQDGYVIDHLKNSPSSDDIDAETDAATDENAPASGSFSLWSYMKVLFALILVLALLIGVLRFLNKRNVKYQQNSVVRNVGGLSVGAQKSVQIIQVGNHLYMIGVGDNVQLLKELSDEEEIEQILAQYEDKQLTMPTVPHIVELFTKKSEQKQKTEQQVESFGNIFDKRLSEIKKERSNGLEQWKEKEHDKQ, encoded by the coding sequence ATGCTAAAAAATAAATCATTACATGCGTATTTTTTTGTTATGCTGCTTGTATTGATTGCCGTTTTTTCACCAACTGAAGCATACGCTGCGCAAGATGGCTATGTTATTGATCATTTGAAGAACAGTCCATCTTCCGATGATATTGATGCTGAAACAGATGCCGCTACAGATGAAAATGCCCCGGCATCTGGCTCTTTCAGTTTATGGAGCTATATGAAAGTATTGTTTGCACTTATTTTGGTTCTTGCTTTATTGATAGGTGTGCTTAGATTTTTAAATAAACGCAATGTAAAATACCAACAAAATAGTGTTGTTCGCAATGTTGGTGGACTTTCGGTTGGCGCACAAAAATCCGTTCAAATTATTCAAGTAGGCAACCATCTTTATATGATTGGTGTCGGTGACAATGTTCAACTATTAAAAGAGCTTTCAGATGAAGAAGAAATTGAGCAAATTTTGGCGCAGTATGAAGATAAGCAACTGACGATGCCAACAGTACCACATATTGTTGAGCTGTTTACGAAAAAATCAGAGCAGAAGCAAAAAACGGAACAACAAGTAGAAAGCTTTGGCAATATATTCGATAAAAGATTATCAGAAATAAAAAAAGAACGTAGTAATGGACTAGAGCAATGGAAAGAAAAGGAGCATGATAAGCAATGA
- a CDS encoding response regulator, producing the protein MSKKILIVDDAAFMRMMIKDILTKNGYEVVGEAADGAQAVEKYSELRPDLVTMDITMPEMDGIAALKAIKGTDPNAIVIMCSAMGQQAMVIDAIQAGAKDFIVKPFQADRVIEAIQKALG; encoded by the coding sequence ATGTCTAAAAAGATTTTAATTGTTGATGATGCTGCTTTCATGCGTATGATGATTAAAGATATTTTAACGAAAAATGGCTATGAGGTAGTAGGCGAGGCAGCGGATGGTGCACAAGCAGTCGAAAAATACAGCGAATTACGTCCTGATTTAGTAACGATGGATATTACAATGCCAGAAATGGACGGTATCGCGGCACTAAAAGCAATTAAAGGGACAGACCCAAATGCTATTGTAATAATGTGCTCTGCGATGGGACAGCAAGCGATGGTAATTGATGCGATTCAAGCTGGTGCTAAAGATTTCATCGTAAAGCCATTCCAAGCTGACCGAGTAATTGAAGCAATCCAAAAAGCTTTAGGTTAA
- the fliL gene encoding flagellar basal body-associated protein FliL gives MKNNKLLTIMIIILVAIILVGAILFVVYVQANKGTQNTEPTIDEILEASVDVPEIRTNLADKRIVIMQLKIQTDSKEAATELEKRLFQVNNIAIQELSAMELKELEGKQGKIAFENTLETKINEFMQEGTVQQVYITSFISQ, from the coding sequence ATGAAGAATAATAAGCTGTTAACGATTATGATTATTATTTTAGTGGCAATAATTTTAGTAGGAGCAATCCTGTTTGTCGTTTATGTACAGGCAAATAAAGGAACGCAAAATACAGAGCCGACAATTGACGAAATTTTAGAAGCGTCAGTAGATGTTCCTGAAATTAGGACGAATTTGGCTGATAAACGCATTGTTATTATGCAGCTAAAAATTCAAACAGATAGCAAAGAGGCTGCAACGGAATTAGAAAAACGCCTATTCCAAGTGAATAACATCGCTATCCAAGAGCTATCGGCTATGGAGCTAAAAGAATTAGAAGGAAAGCAAGGTAAAATAGCATTTGAAAATACGCTAGAGACGAAAATTAATGAATTTATGCAAGAGGGTACAGTTCAACAAGTATATATAACCTCTTTCATAAGTCAGTAG
- a CDS encoding flagellar FlbD family protein — MIELTRLNGKTFTLNALYIETVESFPDTTITLTTGSKLIVLEKEEQVRQKVKTFYQHIQILSNPHLRGEENEE, encoded by the coding sequence ATGATTGAACTGACGCGTCTAAATGGCAAAACATTTACGTTAAATGCATTATACATAGAAACCGTCGAATCCTTTCCGGATACGACGATTACATTAACAACTGGCAGCAAATTAATCGTTTTAGAAAAAGAGGAGCAGGTGCGCCAAAAGGTAAAGACCTTTTATCAACATATACAAATATTATCTAATCCGCATCTACGAGGTGAAGAGAATGAAGAATAA
- the fliP gene encoding flagellar type III secretion system pore protein FliP (The bacterial flagellar biogenesis protein FliP forms a type III secretion system (T3SS)-type pore required for flagellar assembly.) encodes MMALITAFSDFDPANVSTSVKLLLLLTVLSLAPSILILMTSFTRIVIVLSFTRTALATQQMPPNQVIIGLALFLTFFVMAPTFQEVNDQALQPLFNEEIDLEEAYDRAAIPFKEFMAKHTRQKDLELFIAYNQAERPTTIEEIPLTMLVPAYALSEIKTAFQMGFMIFIPFLVIDMVVASTLMSMGMMMLPPVMISLPFKILLFVLVDGWYLVMKSLLQSF; translated from the coding sequence ATGATGGCATTAATTACTGCATTCTCTGATTTTGATCCAGCAAATGTCTCAACGTCAGTCAAACTACTTCTTTTATTAACAGTGCTGTCCTTAGCACCTAGTATTTTAATTTTAATGACTTCCTTTACTCGTATCGTCATTGTGCTCTCTTTTACTAGAACGGCATTAGCCACACAGCAAATGCCTCCAAACCAAGTGATTATAGGGTTAGCATTATTTTTAACATTTTTTGTTATGGCACCTACCTTTCAGGAGGTAAATGATCAAGCATTGCAACCATTATTTAACGAGGAAATTGATTTGGAAGAGGCCTATGATCGCGCCGCTATACCTTTTAAGGAATTTATGGCTAAGCATACGAGGCAAAAGGATTTAGAATTATTTATTGCATACAATCAAGCAGAGCGACCAACAACAATTGAGGAAATACCGCTGACGATGCTCGTGCCTGCCTATGCATTAAGTGAAATAAAAACAGCATTTCAAATGGGTTTTATGATTTTCATTCCGTTTTTAGTTATTGATATGGTTGTCGCAAGTACACTTATGTCGATGGGGATGATGATGTTACCGCCCGTTATGATTTCATTGCCATTTAAAATTTTGCTATTCGTATTAGTAGATGGCTGGTATCTAGTAATGAAATCATTACTTCAAAGTTTTTAG
- the flgD gene encoding flagellar hook assembly protein FlgD produces MTNTSTTGIPESYYHSSYNPPTKETGNSTLGKDAFLQLLITQLQNQDPTNPMSDREFIAQMAQFSSLEQMQNMTKAIEVLVESQQQTQLMSYTTFIGKEVKWHELTEELDEKGMPIANEGVGTIVELKFVDGQPQFVLEDGKTISAGNISSIVGKDSTSGAGNPFAEASKLIGQIVRYEVDGQNLEAIIEAITMKNGSILYLLSDGTRLTQDQFEVVNDETESTEPTENSESPADNE; encoded by the coding sequence ATGACAAATACAAGCACAACTGGAATTCCAGAAAGTTATTATCATTCGAGCTACAACCCGCCAACAAAGGAAACAGGCAATAGCACATTAGGTAAAGATGCTTTTTTGCAGCTATTAATTACACAGCTACAAAACCAAGACCCAACAAATCCAATGAGTGACCGTGAGTTCATAGCTCAAATGGCTCAGTTCTCATCTCTAGAGCAGATGCAGAATATGACAAAAGCAATAGAGGTATTAGTGGAATCACAACAACAAACACAATTAATGTCCTATACTACTTTTATTGGTAAAGAGGTAAAATGGCATGAGTTGACTGAAGAATTAGATGAAAAAGGTATGCCAATTGCCAATGAGGGCGTAGGAACAATTGTTGAGTTGAAATTCGTCGATGGCCAACCACAATTCGTACTAGAAGATGGCAAAACGATTTCAGCCGGTAATATTTCTTCGATTGTCGGGAAGGATTCGACTTCCGGAGCTGGTAATCCATTTGCAGAAGCAAGCAAATTGATTGGTCAAATCGTTCGTTATGAAGTAGATGGACAAAATCTTGAGGCAATTATTGAAGCAATCACAATGAAAAATGGCTCAATTCTTTATTTGTTAAGTGATGGCACTCGCTTAACGCAAGACCAGTTTGAAGTAGTAAATGATGAGACAGAATCAACAGAGCCAACTGAAAATTCTGAATCGCCTGCTGATAACGAGTAA
- a CDS encoding MotE family protein, which yields MAKKQIENINEEERDDKKPGFFQKFFMLFIIPLLFTITIVLIVAYFTNTNVFQFADSMKEKIPFLDTDKEEVIENTSMTEQKIVALQAELQEKEAITARLQSEIDASNEKNEELLIEQERLLFEIDKLKREQEEVKKDFQEILSTFEKMSAKAAAPILIEMNDEEALRIMSNLKPDILSAIFTKMPAADAARYTELLAQQ from the coding sequence ATGGCGAAAAAACAGATTGAAAACATAAATGAAGAAGAGCGTGATGACAAGAAACCGGGATTTTTTCAAAAATTCTTTATGCTGTTTATTATCCCATTGTTGTTTACGATTACGATTGTATTAATCGTAGCATATTTCACGAACACGAATGTTTTCCAATTCGCAGATAGTATGAAAGAAAAAATTCCATTCCTTGACACAGACAAAGAGGAAGTAATAGAAAACACATCAATGACAGAACAAAAAATAGTAGCATTGCAGGCAGAGCTGCAAGAAAAAGAAGCAATTACGGCACGACTGCAATCCGAAATTGATGCTTCGAATGAAAAAAATGAAGAATTATTAATTGAGCAGGAGCGTTTATTATTTGAAATCGATAAACTAAAACGCGAGCAAGAAGAAGTGAAAAAGGACTTCCAAGAAATTTTATCTACTTTTGAAAAAATGTCTGCAAAAGCAGCGGCGCCAATTTTAATAGAAATGAACGATGAAGAGGCACTGCGAATTATGTCAAATTTGAAGCCGGATATTTTGTCAGCTATTTTTACAAAAATGCCAGCAGCAGACGCAGCACGCTATACGGAATTACTAGCACAGCAATGA
- the fliR gene encoding flagellar biosynthetic protein FliR, translated as MAELVPQITVLLLMFVRVSAFFVSVPLFSYRTIPPQMRIALAFALSLIMYYAFPNEAIAFDGYYILLVLKEAIIGLMLGLTAYIIMSAVQIAGGFIDFQMGFAMANIIDPQTGTQSPLMGQFFNFLALLTMLAINGHHLLLDGIYYSYQFMPMNQFFPSFGSEATVDFIIKMFVAVFAIAFQMSAPIIATLFLVTVALGITGKTVPQMNIFVVGFPIKIAVGFIILVITMGVMVGVMQKLIEMMIVHLRDLMVLLGGG; from the coding sequence ATGGCAGAATTAGTTCCTCAAATAACCGTTTTGCTATTGATGTTCGTTCGTGTATCTGCCTTTTTTGTATCAGTCCCGTTATTTTCATATCGTACAATACCGCCTCAAATGAGAATTGCTCTAGCGTTTGCGTTATCGTTAATTATGTATTACGCATTTCCAAACGAGGCAATTGCATTTGATGGTTATTACATATTACTCGTATTAAAAGAAGCTATTATTGGATTAATGCTAGGGTTAACCGCCTATATCATTATGTCAGCAGTCCAAATTGCCGGTGGCTTCATTGATTTCCAAATGGGCTTTGCAATGGCCAATATTATTGATCCACAAACAGGTACTCAAAGTCCATTAATGGGTCAATTTTTTAACTTCCTAGCGCTTTTAACAATGCTAGCTATAAATGGACATCATTTGCTGTTAGATGGTATTTATTACAGCTATCAATTTATGCCGATGAATCAATTTTTCCCTAGTTTCGGCAGTGAGGCGACTGTGGATTTTATTATTAAAATGTTTGTGGCTGTATTTGCAATCGCCTTTCAAATGTCAGCTCCAATAATTGCAACACTATTTTTAGTTACAGTGGCACTTGGAATTACAGGGAAAACTGTACCGCAAATGAATATTTTCGTCGTTGGTTTCCCAATTAAAATTGCAGTGGGTTTTATCATTTTAGTCATTACGATGGGTGTAATGGTAGGCGTTATGCAAAAGTTGATTGAAATGATGATTGTGCACTTACGAGATTTAATGGTTCTTTTAGGTGGTGGCTAA
- the flgG gene encoding flagellar basal body rod protein FlgG, with amino-acid sequence MLRSMYSGISGLRNFQTKLDVIGNNIANVNTHGFKKGRVIFKDLMSQSIGSASGPTNTIGGVNPKQVGLGSELAAIDTIHTEGSRQNTGRTLDFSIGGDGFFLVADATAPNDEGIIEETGEDAFSNILFTRAGNFYMDRNGYLVNADGKYLVGVRAEEYSVDADGDEGILLDDRPAVSGDEGANLYDPEDATLNPEEGDIGTIRIPTTAQNISIGKDGTISYVDYKGDLMYAGTLILGKFPNAGGLEKVGANYYQKTANSGELYAQVGTVAGIGAVVSGSLEMSNVDLSEEFTEMIVAQRGFQANTRIITTSDEILQELVNLKR; translated from the coding sequence ATGTTACGTTCGATGTATTCGGGTATTTCAGGCTTAAGAAACTTCCAAACAAAGTTAGACGTAATTGGTAACAATATTGCCAACGTAAATACACATGGCTTTAAAAAAGGTCGCGTAATTTTTAAAGATTTAATGTCACAAAGTATAGGTAGTGCTTCAGGTCCAACGAACACTATCGGGGGTGTCAATCCAAAACAAGTAGGCTTAGGCTCAGAGCTTGCTGCAATTGATACGATTCATACAGAAGGCTCGCGTCAAAATACAGGACGTACGTTAGACTTCTCAATTGGAGGAGATGGTTTCTTCTTAGTGGCAGATGCAACTGCACCAAACGATGAAGGAATCATTGAGGAAACAGGGGAAGACGCATTTAGCAATATTTTATTTACACGTGCAGGGAATTTCTATATGGACCGTAACGGCTATTTAGTAAATGCTGACGGGAAATATTTAGTTGGTGTTAGAGCGGAAGAATATTCTGTTGATGCTGATGGAGATGAAGGGATACTATTAGACGACAGACCAGCTGTATCTGGCGATGAAGGAGCAAACTTATATGATCCAGAGGATGCGACTTTAAACCCTGAAGAGGGGGATATTGGAACAATTCGTATTCCTACAACTGCTCAAAATATTAGTATCGGGAAAGATGGAACAATCTCTTATGTTGACTATAAAGGAGATTTAATGTATGCAGGTACATTAATCCTTGGTAAATTCCCAAATGCTGGTGGTTTAGAGAAAGTTGGCGCAAACTACTATCAAAAAACAGCTAACTCTGGTGAATTATACGCGCAAGTAGGAACAGTAGCGGGTATTGGAGCTGTTGTGTCAGGTTCTTTAGAAATGTCGAATGTTGATTTATCAGAAGAGTTTACAGAAATGATTGTAGCGCAGCGTGGTTTCCAAGCGAATACACGTATTATTACGACATCAGATGAAATTTTACAAGAGCTTGTAAATTTAAAACGATAA
- the fliY gene encoding flagellar motor switch phosphatase FliY — MSDEMLSQEEIEALLRGETLENQKDTSEDAATVLADEVRIEDHLSPMEQDALGEIGNISFGSSATALSALLGQKVDITTPSISMINRNRLDEEFPHPYVAIQVEYTIGLKGVNLLVIKQSDAAIIADLMLGGDGLNPKPELGEIQLSAVQEAMNQMMGSAATSMSTIFNQKVDISPPSIDLMNIAQDEGKDNIPDDDFLVRVSFRLRIGELIDSNIMQLLPLNFSKKIVKSLMGETDEEEASAVVEAVAQPTQPASEPVQQQVQQQMQQPPVQQQQPMYQQPMYEQPAYQQPPMYQQPVYQMPPQQQVNVQTAQFASFEQANLSQQESRNLNMLLDIPLQVTVELGRTKRSVKEILDLSSGSIIELDKLAGEPVDILVNSRLIAKGEVVVIDENFGVRITDILSQADRLNNLR, encoded by the coding sequence ATGAGTGATGAAATGCTCTCCCAAGAAGAGATTGAAGCCTTGTTAAGAGGTGAAACTTTAGAAAATCAAAAAGATACATCGGAGGATGCTGCAACAGTATTAGCTGATGAGGTTAGAATAGAAGACCATCTGAGTCCAATGGAACAGGATGCATTAGGTGAAATAGGTAATATTTCTTTTGGTAGTTCAGCAACTGCGTTATCTGCATTGCTTGGTCAAAAAGTAGACATTACAACACCTAGCATTTCAATGATTAATCGCAATAGATTAGATGAGGAATTCCCGCATCCATATGTTGCAATTCAAGTAGAATATACGATTGGATTAAAAGGTGTTAATCTACTCGTTATTAAACAGTCAGATGCTGCAATTATTGCCGACTTAATGCTTGGTGGAGACGGCTTAAATCCGAAGCCTGAGCTAGGAGAAATCCAATTAAGTGCCGTACAGGAAGCAATGAATCAAATGATGGGCTCTGCAGCAACATCGATGTCAACAATCTTTAATCAGAAAGTAGACATTTCGCCGCCTTCCATTGATTTAATGAACATTGCTCAAGATGAAGGAAAAGACAATATACCGGACGATGATTTCCTTGTACGCGTTTCCTTTAGATTGCGTATTGGTGAATTAATCGATTCGAATATTATGCAACTATTACCTTTAAATTTTAGTAAGAAAATAGTAAAGTCATTAATGGGGGAAACTGATGAGGAGGAAGCATCAGCTGTAGTGGAAGCTGTAGCGCAGCCGACACAGCCTGCTTCCGAACCGGTGCAGCAGCAAGTACAGCAACAAATGCAACAGCCACCTGTACAACAGCAGCAGCCGATGTATCAGCAACCTATGTACGAACAGCCGGCATATCAACAGCCACCAATGTATCAGCAGCCTGTATATCAAATGCCTCCACAGCAGCAGGTGAATGTACAAACGGCACAATTTGCAAGCTTTGAGCAAGCAAATTTATCACAGCAAGAATCACGTAATTTAAATATGCTGTTAGATATTCCATTGCAAGTGACTGTAGAGCTTGGAAGAACAAAGCGTTCAGTAAAAGAAATTTTAGACCTTTCAAGTGGCTCGATTATCGAGCTAGACAAGTTAGCAGGAGAGCCTGTTGATATTTTAGTAAATAGTCGCTTAATTGCGAAAGGCGAAGTTGTTGTTATTGATGAGAATTTCGGTGTTCGTATTACAGATATTTTAAGTCAAGCTGACCGCTTGAATAATTTACGATAG
- a CDS encoding flagellar hook-length control protein FliK has translation MNIAMVQQLSPKVTMPKQAASAATNGQLSNEKFGSVFNEILAASNQPTMTSSTTAQTDLGAVEQLIKADSLESVLEILGIPHDEALLFVEVEGEAIAVESMMNLDDLAAALGIEKDELMMIVQQLLGEEAQIEDVWTFIEQAPNLVAQIMSALQGEHQVAPQQAEKVLAVLKLAEVIGAKVDTVYNQEWLLAQVKEAFQQIAPQLQQAAQTQQQTVQEAPKTVVFQQVIKQEVENSQPTSIASQPASTAVKTVTLTLPAERPAQSEALLKEIQNLINRSQLSNTQGTMRLMLKLYPENLGSIRIEIMQKDGMLTARLLASTAVGKELLDSNLQQLKTAFAAQNIQMERIDVSQALQDAERNMRDQSFFNNFFKQQQNEEQETQNDEDDDDKKSFSEFLSEEV, from the coding sequence ATGAATATCGCAATGGTTCAGCAATTGTCTCCAAAAGTGACAATGCCAAAGCAGGCAGCGTCAGCAGCTACAAATGGCCAACTTAGCAATGAAAAATTTGGTTCGGTCTTTAATGAAATTTTGGCAGCGTCGAATCAACCAACAATGACATCATCAACTACAGCTCAAACGGACCTGGGCGCAGTTGAGCAGCTTATAAAAGCTGATTCACTTGAATCTGTACTAGAAATATTGGGCATTCCCCACGACGAGGCACTTTTATTTGTTGAGGTGGAAGGTGAGGCTATAGCGGTTGAAAGCATGATGAATTTAGACGATTTGGCAGCAGCTTTAGGTATTGAAAAAGACGAGCTAATGATGATTGTCCAACAGTTACTTGGAGAGGAAGCACAAATTGAGGATGTTTGGACTTTTATTGAGCAAGCACCAAATTTAGTAGCACAAATCATGTCAGCATTGCAAGGTGAGCATCAAGTAGCGCCACAGCAGGCTGAAAAAGTGTTAGCTGTATTGAAATTAGCGGAAGTAATTGGCGCTAAAGTGGATACAGTATATAACCAAGAATGGCTGCTGGCACAAGTAAAGGAAGCATTCCAGCAAATCGCTCCACAGTTACAGCAAGCAGCGCAAACGCAACAACAAACTGTGCAGGAAGCACCTAAAACAGTTGTATTTCAGCAAGTGATTAAGCAAGAAGTAGAAAATTCACAGCCGACATCTATTGCATCACAGCCAGCATCTACAGCAGTTAAAACAGTAACATTAACGTTACCAGCGGAGCGTCCAGCACAATCTGAAGCCTTACTAAAAGAAATACAAAATTTAATTAATCGCAGTCAACTGTCAAATACGCAAGGTACGATGCGATTGATGCTAAAGCTTTATCCAGAAAATTTAGGCTCTATTCGTATTGAAATTATGCAAAAAGACGGTATGCTAACAGCGCGATTACTTGCATCTACAGCGGTAGGAAAAGAATTACTTGATTCGAATCTACAACAATTAAAGACGGCATTTGCGGCACAAAACATTCAAATGGAGCGTATTGATGTTTCGCAAGCCCTACAAGATGCAGAACGCAACATGCGTGACCAAAGCTTCTTTAATAACTTCTTTAAACAACAGCAAAACGAAGAACAAGAAACACAAAACGATGAAGATGATGATGATAAAAAATCATTTAGTGAATTTTTAAGCGAGGAGGTGTAA